A DNA window from Thiothrix subterranea contains the following coding sequences:
- a CDS encoding 4Fe-4S dicluster domain-containing protein, giving the protein MTTAVNQAMVEKYKGNFLKEVTDNVEEGNWVKMCMQCGVCSGSCPLGPHWDHPPQELFMMIRANKRDEVLSSTSMWMCTSCYNCVARCPRGLPITHIMHGLAHYGKRMGMKPKNQPTEKFGQMFWDNLIKKGRVNELKLGLGLYFKDGFAEGVKVSMGKQKLGLNMMKAKRMSPMEMLGGHGVKDLSGFHAMLKKAEELEAARVGTNTDAK; this is encoded by the coding sequence ATGACTACTGCTGTCAATCAAGCGATGGTTGAAAAATACAAAGGCAACTTCCTCAAAGAAGTGACGGATAACGTCGAGGAAGGCAACTGGGTCAAAATGTGTATGCAATGTGGCGTGTGTTCCGGTTCGTGCCCGCTGGGGCCGCACTGGGATCACCCGCCGCAAGAATTATTCATGATGATCCGCGCCAACAAACGTGACGAAGTACTGTCGTCCACCTCGATGTGGATGTGTACCTCATGCTACAACTGCGTGGCACGTTGCCCGCGTGGTCTGCCGATTACGCACATCATGCACGGCTTGGCGCACTACGGTAAGCGCATGGGCATGAAACCCAAGAACCAGCCGACCGAAAAATTCGGGCAAATGTTCTGGGATAACCTGATCAAGAAAGGCCGTGTCAACGAGCTGAAACTGGGTCTGGGCTTGTACTTCAAAGACGGTTTCGCGGAAGGCGTGAAAGTGTCGATGGGCAAGCAAAAGCTAGGGTTAAACATGATGAAAGCCAAGCGTATGTCACCGATGGAAATGCTCGGTGGTCATGGCGTTAAGGATCTTTCTGGCTTCCACGCCATGCTGAAAAAAGCCGAAGAGCTGGAAGCAGCACGTGTCGGCACCAACACTGACGCGAAATGA
- a CDS encoding CoB--CoM heterodisulfide reductase iron-sulfur subunit B family protein yields the protein MAKHEYSYYPGCSSQKGASSSNLEKSVETLCEELDIKLNPIPDWNCCGASIGYAGGGELPRMTLSARNLALSEKHHPDQDVVATCAACWLNTREVQERLNHNPALKAETNIALQSVKLEYKGNKKVRHMVEVLIEDIGYDVLGSKVKKPLEGLKIAGYVGCQTNRPFGIDGESFENPMYLDKMVETLGAEALTKYDKKVACCSGALMFSEPEKGQALVKDIIESAYDSGANMIVTPCPLCQANVEIYQDDINARYKTKFDMPVMYYSQLMDVAFGRSALDAALNGNIIQSKRLREIADK from the coding sequence ATGGCAAAGCATGAATATTCTTACTACCCCGGCTGTTCTTCCCAGAAGGGAGCATCGTCTTCCAACTTGGAAAAGTCGGTGGAAACCCTGTGCGAAGAGCTGGACATCAAGCTGAATCCAATCCCGGATTGGAACTGCTGCGGCGCATCCATCGGCTATGCGGGCGGTGGCGAACTGCCGCGCATGACGCTTTCCGCACGTAATTTGGCGTTGTCCGAAAAGCATCACCCGGATCAGGACGTGGTAGCCACTTGCGCCGCTTGCTGGTTAAATACCCGCGAAGTGCAGGAACGCTTGAACCACAACCCTGCGCTGAAAGCCGAAACCAATATTGCACTGCAATCGGTCAAGCTGGAATACAAGGGCAACAAAAAAGTCCGCCACATGGTGGAAGTGTTGATCGAAGACATTGGCTATGACGTGCTGGGTTCTAAGGTTAAAAAGCCGCTGGAAGGTCTGAAAATCGCCGGTTACGTCGGTTGCCAAACCAACCGCCCGTTCGGGATTGACGGCGAATCGTTCGAGAACCCAATGTATCTGGATAAGATGGTCGAAACCCTCGGCGCAGAAGCCCTCACCAAGTACGACAAAAAAGTCGCTTGCTGTAGCGGTGCGCTGATGTTCTCCGAACCCGAAAAAGGTCAGGCATTGGTCAAAGACATCATCGAATCCGCTTACGACAGCGGTGCGAACATGATCGTCACCCCTTGCCCACTGTGCCAAGCCAACGTTGAAATCTACCAAGATGACATCAATGCGCGTTACAAGACCAAGTTCGATATGCCGGTCATGTACTACAGCCAGTTGATGGACGTAGCGTTTGGGCGTTCCGCACTGGATGCGGCGTTGAATGGCAATATCATCCAGTCCAAGCGACTGCGTGAAATTGCTGACAAATAA
- a CDS encoding FKBP-type peptidyl-prolyl cis-trans isomerase, translating into MKTTTLLALAVALSGSVFMSACSDKTATTSTTGTSSPQATDIKMVDLVKTDVKVGDGTEATAGKMVSVHYTGWLYDEKAADKHGTKFDSSRDRGQPFEFPLGGGRVIKGWDDGVQGMKIGGQRTLVIPAEMGYGARGAGGVIPPNATLIFDVELLGVN; encoded by the coding sequence ATGAAAACAACCACATTATTAGCACTGGCTGTGGCACTCTCCGGCAGCGTTTTTATGAGCGCGTGTTCAGATAAAACCGCCACGACGAGTACCACTGGCACTTCTTCCCCACAAGCAACGGATATTAAAATGGTCGATTTAGTTAAAACGGATGTAAAAGTAGGCGACGGCACGGAAGCGACCGCTGGCAAGATGGTTTCTGTGCATTACACAGGCTGGTTGTATGACGAAAAAGCCGCCGACAAGCACGGCACGAAATTCGATAGCTCCCGTGATCGCGGTCAGCCTTTTGAATTCCCACTCGGCGGTGGGCGTGTTATCAAAGGCTGGGATGACGGCGTACAAGGCATGAAAATCGGCGGGCAACGCACTTTAGTCATTCCTGCGGAAATGGGCTACGGTGCGCGTGGCGCGGGCGGCGTGATTCCACCTAACGCCACCCTGATCTTTGACGTTGAGCTGCTCGGCGTTAACTAA
- a CDS encoding metallophosphoesterase family protein, producing MTVSVAIISDTHGHLDQRIIDIIRECDYAIHAGDICGENVLAAMQPKSAMVIAVAGNNEPRCMVDFPLPSISELELPGGKICIEHGHEHGHHTPCHDSLRAQHPDARMIVYGHTHKMVQDKSALPWVVNPGAAGLTRNHGGPSCLVLTANDQAWDVREIRFAD from the coding sequence ATGACTGTTTCTGTCGCTATTATTTCCGATACGCACGGTCATCTTGATCAGCGTATCATCGACATTATCCGCGAGTGCGATTACGCCATTCATGCGGGGGATATTTGCGGGGAAAATGTTCTCGCGGCAATGCAGCCGAAAAGCGCGATGGTGATTGCGGTGGCGGGTAACAATGAGCCGCGCTGCATGGTCGATTTCCCACTGCCATCCATTAGCGAGCTGGAATTGCCGGGTGGCAAAATTTGCATTGAGCATGGGCATGAGCACGGGCATCACACCCCTTGCCACGATTCCTTAAGGGCGCAACACCCTGATGCGCGAATGATCGTGTACGGGCATACCCACAAAATGGTGCAAGATAAAAGCGCCTTGCCGTGGGTGGTGAACCCCGGTGCAGCAGGGCTGACCCGCAATCACGGCGGGCCATCCTGTTTAGTCCTGACCGCGAACGATCAAGCGTGGGATGTGCGGGAAATCCGCTTCGCCGATTAG
- a CDS encoding RNA recognition motif domain-containing protein yields MATKLYVGNLPYSVTQQGLEEKFAAYGEVTSVSVITDRDTGQNKGFAFVEMSNSGEAQKAIDGLNGADMGGRGMKVNEAKPQAPRDNNRSGGGGFGGGNGGGSRGGRW; encoded by the coding sequence ATGGCTACTAAACTTTACGTTGGCAATTTGCCTTATTCTGTTACTCAACAAGGTCTGGAAGAAAAGTTCGCTGCATACGGCGAAGTGACTTCTGTTAGCGTTATCACTGACCGTGATACCGGGCAAAACAAAGGCTTTGCGTTCGTAGAAATGTCCAACAGCGGCGAAGCTCAAAAAGCTATCGACGGTCTGAACGGCGCTGATATGGGCGGTCGCGGTATGAAAGTTAACGAAGCAAAACCACAAGCGCCACGCGATAACAATCGCAGCGGTGGTGGTGGTTTTGGCGGCGGCAACGGTGGTGGTTCACGCGGTGGTCGCTGGTAA
- a CDS encoding YkgJ family cysteine cluster protein encodes MAEKLDIPEEFQSSLVPELLTDDTTIQFNCHPGVSCFNSCCKAADVTLAPYDILRLKKRLGMTSSEFLDKHTVPFETDGHGTPGIKLRTDDNKTCLFVREEGCSVYEDRPAACRYYGLGLLSHRASGSSEDKQYYFRNKEAHCEGWKSEQVITVRDYREQQGVPEYDEINREWMQLMLKKKSAGPAIGKPDPLSFQLYFMASFDIDRFRRFVESPSFAKAYMISDDERAAFQDDVILQKFAFRLLRQVLFDEQTIPTHENVLEKRWEERKDIIELRHKAAVELHLKRAEEERQAALNSGLEPGAV; translated from the coding sequence ATGGCTGAAAAACTCGACATTCCTGAGGAATTCCAAAGCTCCCTTGTCCCCGAACTGCTGACGGATGACACCACCATTCAGTTTAACTGCCACCCCGGTGTTTCGTGTTTCAACAGTTGCTGCAAAGCGGCGGATGTGACGCTTGCACCGTATGATATTTTGCGCCTGAAAAAGCGTTTGGGGATGACATCCAGCGAGTTCCTCGACAAGCATACCGTGCCGTTTGAGACGGATGGACACGGTACACCCGGCATTAAATTGCGTACCGATGACAACAAAACCTGTCTGTTCGTGCGTGAAGAAGGTTGTAGCGTGTACGAAGATCGCCCCGCCGCCTGCCGTTATTATGGGCTGGGGCTGTTGTCGCATCGCGCATCTGGTTCGTCAGAAGACAAGCAATACTATTTCCGCAACAAGGAAGCGCATTGCGAAGGCTGGAAAAGCGAACAGGTGATCACCGTGCGCGATTACCGTGAGCAGCAAGGCGTACCGGAATACGACGAAATCAACCGCGAATGGATGCAGTTGATGTTGAAAAAGAAATCAGCAGGCCCTGCGATTGGCAAGCCTGATCCGCTGAGTTTTCAGTTGTATTTCATGGCAAGTTTCGACATTGATCGTTTCCGCCGTTTTGTGGAAAGCCCGTCATTTGCCAAGGCTTACATGATCAGTGACGACGAGCGTGCTGCGTTTCAAGATGACGTGATCTTGCAAAAATTCGCGTTCCGTTTGCTGCGCCAAGTGTTGTTTGATGAGCAAACCATTCCGACGCATGAAAATGTACTCGAAAAACGTTGGGAAGAGCGCAAGGACATTATCGAACTGCGCCACAAAGCTGCTGTTGAATTGCATTTAAAACGTGCTGAAGAAGAACGCCAAGCCGCCTTGAACAGTGGCTTAGAACCCGGCGCGGTTTAG